The nucleotide window CACGTGAAAACTCAGACATTGGGGATCAACTGGCATCCGCAGACCCCAATCACCGCGGGCAGTCGTATTGCAGTAGAACACACCGCTCATACGCAACTGCCTCAGGAAGTGCGCTACCTCCGGTTTCACATTCATAGAACGATGATCGCACCCTCGGAGTTGTCAACTCCACATATCCGGACGATCGGCAAAGAAAAATGGACTGACGGGCCTACTGACGGTCGCTGGCGATTCCTAACGTGAATTGAGCCAGTCTCCGTAACCCTCCCTACTTTGAGAAAAGAGGCCCCGATGTTTGTTATTTCCGGTTCGACGGGACGCGTTGGATCCAACGTTGTCGCCGAACTACTCAAGCACGACCAACCCGTTCGAGCTCTCGCGAGATCGGAAGAATCCTTGAAACAGTGGTCAGCGCAAGGCGTCGAGACTGCAGCGGTTGACCTGCTCGACAGCGCGGCATTGTCCGAGGCGCTGAAGGGTGCGGAGGGATTCTTCGCATTGCTCCCGTTCCACTTCGGTGCAGACGACCTTGACCGCTACGCAGATGCAGTCATCGCATCAGTGCGCTCTGCGGTCGAATCCGCAAACGTTCCTCACGTCGTCATGCTCTCGTCGGGAGGCGCCCAACACGAGCATTCAACGGGCCCAATCACAGGACTGCACCGAATGGAGCAGGCACTCCTGTCCGCTACTCCCCTGCTCACCGCCCTTCGGCCGGGACATTTTCAAGAGAAGTTTCAGGATGTGCTGCCCGCAATTCTCCAGGAGGGCGTGTACCCCGTTTTCGGCGCAGCTGATGAGCCGAAGCCGATGGTCGCGACCAAGGATATCGGTGTCTTCGCCGCACACAACTTGATGAATCCTCCCG belongs to Corynebacterium glaucum and includes:
- a CDS encoding NmrA family NAD(P)-binding protein; the encoded protein is MFVISGSTGRVGSNVVAELLKHDQPVRALARSEESLKQWSAQGVETAAVDLLDSAALSEALKGAEGFFALLPFHFGADDLDRYADAVIASVRSAVESANVPHVVMLSSGGAQHEHSTGPITGLHRMEQALLSATPLLTALRPGHFQEKFQDVLPAILQEGVYPVFGAADEPKPMVATKDIGVFAAHNLMNPPVSQEPVDIIGPSYTERDVAGVIAEQLHKDVAVVEIPDEAWESELERAGFSTGVAHSLAQMYRADSDGLLAPCASKSISALTPLTETVSTVLQNREGA